Proteins from one Impatiens glandulifera chromosome 2, dImpGla2.1, whole genome shotgun sequence genomic window:
- the LOC124923709 gene encoding BTB/POZ domain-containing protein POB1-like isoform X1: protein MDVNSSSRIRSSSTVDPPDFGIFINDRKFSDCVLRIEIVADIPDEDDRSYLISWARNAKKNRDEIEKKNALVAAICHEDCNYHPPERSIDVDDDDDDDDEDPPEVRKTNLHAVEVASIVESNSNGSSILQVKNIHISSIILAEKSTHFYELFSNEARGSEERQVTLRIHASEETALMDLLGFMYSNTLSTSSVSGFLDVLMVADKFKAPSCVKYCSRLLQRLPITCVYALVYLDLPSIVGMVAAVQPLVFAATQYFTCRYNNFMKYKKDLLKLPCAVIEVVLSCDDLEVDSEDDIYDFVLEWVNLHHPISDERRSILTTKLSEHVRFPFMSCKKLREVLSCGDFDSLVSSKLVLGALLFKVDPSYRHHALTTGIPIVGRDYKYIPITVVEFQSPREQVTVYFNLKREDCTRRFPLHRIYSQSFDLAGQSFFLSAHWTHNDAHDFRSFGLFLGMHDDKSLSYVSVDYQFFAKIKPSEEFTIRYGGSYNFSGGKTVGCINMSGLPWTLFLDEESNFFINDVLHLRVDLVLLHPTRFKLTSNGNFMSCCLLDDVVQEILKYPYYLKIGLSW, encoded by the exons ATGGACGTGAATTCATCCTCTAGAATTCGAAGCTCTTCTACAGTCGACCCTCCTGATTTCGGTATTTTCATTAATGACAGAAAGTTTTCCGATTGCGTGCTCCGAATTGAGATTGTAGCCGATATTCCGGATGAAGATGATCGCAGCTACTTAATCTCTTGGGCCCGCAACGCAAAGAAGAACAGGGACGAAATAGAGAAGAAAAATG CTCTGGTTGCTGCTATTTGCCATGAAGATTGTAACTATCATCCACCAGAACGGAGCATAGAcgttgatgatgatgacgatgatgatgatgaggatCCGCCTGAAGTTAGGAAAACTAATCTACatg CCGTTGAAGTAGCTAGCATTGTTGAATCAAATTCAAACGGTTCCTCTATTCTTCAAGTGAAGAATATACATATTAGTTCCATCATTTTAGCTGAAAAGAGTACTCATTTTTATGAG cTTTTCTCAAATGAGGCAAGGGGTTCTGAGGAGAGACAAGTAACTCTAAGAATCCATGCATCAG AAGAAACTGCCTTAATGGACCTTTTGGGATTTATGTATAGCAATACTCTGTCAACAAGTTCAGTTTCTGGCTTCCTAGATGTGTTAATGGTTGCTGATAAATTCAAAGCTCCTTCCTGCGTGAAATACTGTAGCAGATTGCTGCAGAGATTGCCTATAACGTGTGTGTATGCCTTGGTGTATCTTGATCTTCCTTCAATTGTTGGGATGGTTGCAGCAGTTCAGCCTCTCGTCTTTGCAGCTACTCAGTATTTTACTTGTCGCTATAACAACTTTATGAA ATATAAAAAAGATTTGTTGAAACTGCCTTGCGCTGTTATTGAGGTGGTTCTTTCTTGCGACGATCTCGAGGTGGATTCCGAGGATGATATTTACGATTTCGTACTTGAATGGGTGAATCTGCATCACCCAATATCGGACGAACGTCGTTCCATCTTGACAACGAAGCTGAGTGAACACGTACGCTTCCCATTCATGTCATGCAAAAAACTGAGGGAAGTTCTATCTTGTGGCGATTTTGATTCGCTAGTTTCTTCCAAGCTTGTCCTCGGTGCTCTCCTTTTCAAGGTTGACCCGTCGTACAGACATCATGCCCTAACAACTGGCATTCCCATAGTTGGAAGGGACTATAAATATATTCCGATCACGGTGGTGGAGTTTCAATCGCCCCGCGAACAAGTTACTGTTTACTTTAACCTGAAACGGGAGGATTGCACTCGGCGTTTCCCACTTCACCGAATTTATTCGCAGTCTTTTGACCTTGCTGGTCAAAGCTTCTTCCTGTCTGCTCACTGGACTCATAATGATGCACATGATTTTCGCAGCTTTGGGCTGTTCTTGGGGATGCATGACGATAAATCCTTGTCGTATGTTTCGGTGGATTACCAGTTTTTCGCTAAGATCAAACCAAGTGAAGAATTTACAATAAGATATGGAGGGAGCTATAACTTTTCAGGAGGAAAGACGGTTGGTTGTATAAACATGTCTGGCCTGCCTTGGACGTTATTTCTTGATGAAGAAAGCAATTTCTTTATCAACGACGTCCTCCACTTGAGGGTCGATCTTGTG
- the LOC124923709 gene encoding BTB/POZ domain-containing protein POB1-like isoform X2, translated as MDVNSSSRIRSSSTVDPPDFGIFINDRKFSDCVLRIEIVADIPDEDDRSYLISWARNAKKNRDEIEKKNALVAAICHEDCNYHPPERSIDVDDDDDDDDEDPPEVRKTNLHAVEVASIVESNSNGSSILQVKNIHISSIILAEKSTHFYELFSNEARGSEERQVTLRIHASEETALMDLLGFMYSNTLSTSSVSGFLDVLMVADKFKAPSCVKYCSRLLQRLPITCVYALVYLDLPSIVGMVAAVQPLVFAATQYFTCRYNNFMKYKKDLLKLPCAVIEVVLSCDDLEVDSEDDIYDFVLEWVNLHHPISDERRSILTTKLSEHVRFPFMSCKKLREVLSCGDFDSLVSSKLVLGALLFKVDPSYRHHALTTGIPIVGRDYKYIPITVVEFQSPREQVTVYFNLKREDCTRRFPLHRIYSQSFDLAGQSFFLSAHWTHNDAHDFRSFGLFLGMHDDKSLSYVSVDYQFFAKIKPSEEFTIRYGGSYNFSGGKTVGCINMSGLPWTLFLDEESNFFINDVLHLRVDLVVLVVYNSMG; from the exons ATGGACGTGAATTCATCCTCTAGAATTCGAAGCTCTTCTACAGTCGACCCTCCTGATTTCGGTATTTTCATTAATGACAGAAAGTTTTCCGATTGCGTGCTCCGAATTGAGATTGTAGCCGATATTCCGGATGAAGATGATCGCAGCTACTTAATCTCTTGGGCCCGCAACGCAAAGAAGAACAGGGACGAAATAGAGAAGAAAAATG CTCTGGTTGCTGCTATTTGCCATGAAGATTGTAACTATCATCCACCAGAACGGAGCATAGAcgttgatgatgatgacgatgatgatgatgaggatCCGCCTGAAGTTAGGAAAACTAATCTACatg CCGTTGAAGTAGCTAGCATTGTTGAATCAAATTCAAACGGTTCCTCTATTCTTCAAGTGAAGAATATACATATTAGTTCCATCATTTTAGCTGAAAAGAGTACTCATTTTTATGAG cTTTTCTCAAATGAGGCAAGGGGTTCTGAGGAGAGACAAGTAACTCTAAGAATCCATGCATCAG AAGAAACTGCCTTAATGGACCTTTTGGGATTTATGTATAGCAATACTCTGTCAACAAGTTCAGTTTCTGGCTTCCTAGATGTGTTAATGGTTGCTGATAAATTCAAAGCTCCTTCCTGCGTGAAATACTGTAGCAGATTGCTGCAGAGATTGCCTATAACGTGTGTGTATGCCTTGGTGTATCTTGATCTTCCTTCAATTGTTGGGATGGTTGCAGCAGTTCAGCCTCTCGTCTTTGCAGCTACTCAGTATTTTACTTGTCGCTATAACAACTTTATGAA ATATAAAAAAGATTTGTTGAAACTGCCTTGCGCTGTTATTGAGGTGGTTCTTTCTTGCGACGATCTCGAGGTGGATTCCGAGGATGATATTTACGATTTCGTACTTGAATGGGTGAATCTGCATCACCCAATATCGGACGAACGTCGTTCCATCTTGACAACGAAGCTGAGTGAACACGTACGCTTCCCATTCATGTCATGCAAAAAACTGAGGGAAGTTCTATCTTGTGGCGATTTTGATTCGCTAGTTTCTTCCAAGCTTGTCCTCGGTGCTCTCCTTTTCAAGGTTGACCCGTCGTACAGACATCATGCCCTAACAACTGGCATTCCCATAGTTGGAAGGGACTATAAATATATTCCGATCACGGTGGTGGAGTTTCAATCGCCCCGCGAACAAGTTACTGTTTACTTTAACCTGAAACGGGAGGATTGCACTCGGCGTTTCCCACTTCACCGAATTTATTCGCAGTCTTTTGACCTTGCTGGTCAAAGCTTCTTCCTGTCTGCTCACTGGACTCATAATGATGCACATGATTTTCGCAGCTTTGGGCTGTTCTTGGGGATGCATGACGATAAATCCTTGTCGTATGTTTCGGTGGATTACCAGTTTTTCGCTAAGATCAAACCAAGTGAAGAATTTACAATAAGATATGGAGGGAGCTATAACTTTTCAGGAGGAAAGACGGTTGGTTGTATAAACATGTCTGGCCTGCCTTGGACGTTATTTCTTGATGAAGAAAGCAATTTCTTTATCAACGACGTCCTCCACTTGAGGGTCGATCTTGTG gTATTAGTTGTTTATAATTCCATGGGATAG